One window from the genome of Osmerus eperlanus chromosome 1, fOsmEpe2.1, whole genome shotgun sequence encodes:
- the camk2n1 gene encoding calcium/calmodulin-dependent protein kinase II inhibitor 2-like, which yields MSEVLPFNEEKMSHYGNEGDEGHLSFTCRLQDTNNFFSGSQNGKRPPKLGQIGRSKRVVIEDENVDDTQKDVPEKTPPEA from the exons ATGTCGGAAGTGCTGCCTTTCAACGAAGAAAAAATGAGTCATTATGGAAATGAAGGCGACGAGGGACACCTTTCCTTCACCTGTCGCCTTCAAGACACCAACAACTTCTTCAGTGGCTCACAGAATGGCAAACGCCCGCCGAAACTTGGACAAATAGGCAGGAGCAAACGGG TTGTGATCGAGGACGAGAACGTCGACGACACACAGAAAGATGTACCAGAGAAGACCCCTCCAGAGGCTTAA